Genomic window (Vibrio coralliirubri):
ATCCCCATCAATTGGAAGTTCATCTGTTTCAGTTGATGCATTGGCGAAGAGATCACGATAACGAAATCTCGCCCGTTAACGCTCTCTTTCATTGAATAATAGATTCGGTCGATGGAGGTAACGGTACTAAAACGGACATCACTGCCAGTACCTTGTTGAAGGGCTTGCTTGAATTCGGGGCGGTTACCGTGATTTTCAACTCTAGCTAGTGCATGGTCTGAAAGATCCGTATCACCAATCACGACACCATCGGGACTGATCACTTGAATTCGGAGTCGAGTGTTGGCTTGCGTTAAGTCTCCGATGTAATCATCTACATCCATATCAGCCGTAAATAACTGACTATCTTCACGAATTTCATAGATAACGTCTGACATCAAAGAGACAAGATGATCACGCTCATTCTCAACAACCAGCTTTTCCAACGTTACATAAAAGCCATAGAGACCTATTAACATTGAAAAAGACAAAATAATGATCGGCAATGTTTGCCATTTCTTTTCAACCAATATCACCGTACATCAACCCATTTATACCGAACTACTGCCCGAATATTAACAATCTATTAAAAAAATACAATTGCCAAATTGATTATTTTGTTAGCAGTGAGTGACCGATACAAAAAAGCCAGTAGCGATGCTACTGGCTTTCTTAAGAATATCTTTTGAACGTTAGAGATTATTTCTTAGTTGGACGTTTCCAATCAGCAATCTTACGTTCTTTCGCACGGCTGATAACCAGCTCATTTTCAGAAACATCGCGTGTTACTGTAGAGCCAGCTCCAACGGTAGCACCATTACCAATCGTAACAGGCGCTATTAATTGGCTATCTGAACCAACGAACACGTCATCGCCGATGATGGTCTTAAACTTATTCGCACCATCATAATTACAAGTAATTGCACCCGCACCCACGTTTACGCGCTGACCAATTTCAGCATCACCTAGATACGTTAAGTGGTTCGCTTTAGAACCTTCACCAAGGCGAGTGTTCTTCACTTCGACAAAGTTACCAACGTGCGAGTTATTACGCATGTCAGCACCAGGACGTAGACGAGTAAAAGGACCAACCGTACAGTCTTCACCTACTGTTGCACCTTCGATCACGCTGTATGGACGAACAATGGTGTTGTCATCAATCTCACAGTCTTTCAATACACAACCAGTGCCGATAACCACGTTGTCGCCAATGCTTACGCTGCCTTCGATGATAACGTTAGTATCAATCTCAACGTCCATACCACATTGCAGTTCACCACGTAGATCGAAGCGGCTTGGGTCGCGTAGCATTACGCCTTGCTTCAATAACTTGTCTGCTTGCTCAGCTTGGTAAGCACGCTCTAGACGAGCCAGTTGAGAGCGGTCATTCACGCCTTCCACTTCAATAGGGCTTACTGGGTGTACAGCTTCAACCGCACGACCTTCGTCGTGAGCCGCTGCGATAACGTCAGTTAGGTAGTATTCACCCTGTGCGTTGTCGTTGCTTAGGCCAGACAACCAGCGCTTCAGATCGCCACCAGTCGCCACCATAACGCCAGTGTTGATCTCTTTGATAAGCTTCTGCTCATCCGTTGCATCTTTCTGTTCAACGATAGCCACAACAGGACCATTACGACGAATAATACGTCCGTAGCCCATTGGGTTGTCTAACACGACAGTAAGTAGCGCGATGCCACCGTTTGGTTGAGCGTCTAATAGGTTTTCAATGGTTTCAGGTGAGATCAGTGGAACATCACCGTATAGCACCAATACTTTTTCATCATCAGCGAAATGTGCAGATGCTTGATCCACAGCGTGACCTGTGCCGAGCTGCTCAGCTTGCAGTGCCCAGTTTACAGATTCTTCAGCTAGGGTAGCCTTCATCTGATCACCACCGTGTCCGTAAACCAGGTTGATGTTTTGGGCGCCTAGACCATTACAGGTATCGATAACATGTTTCACCATTGGCTTACCCGCAAGCGTGTGCAGAACCTTTGGCATGTTTGAATACATGCGAGTGCCTTTGCCCGCCGCGAGAATTACTGCGCTAAACTTCATTGTAAACCTATCCAACATTATTTTTGTTAAGCCGATATTGTAACCGTTTTTGGCCAAAAAATTAAATCGCAATAACCATTTAACCAGTAGTGATACGTAAAAGAAGCATTTTTGAGAAAATCAAAAATGCAAAAAGGCGACCCTTAGGTCGCCTTTATCTCAGAGTCTATAATCTTAAAAAGATTAACGACGCTGTTTTGTCAGTTCGATAACTCGTAACTGAGCAATGGCTTTAGCCAGTTCACCGGCCGCTTGTGCGAAGTCTATGTCGCCATGCTGATTTTGGATATTCTCCACAGCCTTGCGTTTAGCTTCTTCCGCCTTTGCTGCGTCTAGCTCTTCACCACGGATAGCTGTATCAGCCAGTACAGTCGCTGTACCAGGCTGAACTTCTACCATACCACCAGAAACATAAATAATTTCTTCGTGGCCGTGCTGCTTAACAATACGCACCATACCAGGCTTGATAGCGGTCAGCAGTGGAGTATGACCATGGAAAATACCAAGCTCACCCTCACTACCGGTCACCTGAAACGTCTCAACAAGGCCTGAGAAAATTTGTTTCTCTGCACTTACAACGTCTAGGTGAAAGGTTATTGCTGCCATATCGCCTCCTAGTTAGCCTTATAGCTTCTTAGCATTCTCAATAGCTTCGTCAATTGCACCACAGTACATGAACGCTTGCTCTGGAATGTCATCGTATTCACCAGATAGAAGACCTTGGAAGCCACGTAGAGTCTCTTTAAGAGGTACGTAAACGCCTGGGTCACCTGTAAATACTTCCGCTACGTGGTAAGGCTGAGTTAGGAACTTCTCAATCTTACGAGCACGAGATACAACTTGCTTATCTTCTTCAGATAGCTCGTCCATACCTAGGATAGCAATGATATCTTTCAGCTCTTTATAGCGCTGAAGAGTAGACTGAACGCCACGAGCGATGTCGTAGTGCTCTTGTCCAACTACCAATGGATCCAGTTGACGTGAAGTAGAATCTAGCGGGTCGATCGCTGGGTATAGACCCATAGATGCGATGTTACGGTTAAGTACAACCGTTGCATCCAAGTGAGCGAACGTTGTTGCTGGAGACGGGTCAGTCAAATCATCCGCTGGTACGTATACCGCCTGTACAGACGTGATAGAACCAGATTTAGTTGACGTGATACGCTCTTGTAGAACACCCATTTCTTCAGCTAGTGTAGGTTGGTAACCTACCGCAGAAGGCATACGACCTAGAAGTGCTGATACTTCAGTACCTGCTAGTGTGTAACGGTAGATGTTATCAACGAACAGTAGAACGTCACGACCTTCGTCACGGAAGCGCTCTGCCATTGTTAGACCAGTCAGTGCAACACGTAGACGGTTACCTGGTGGCTCGTTCATCTGACCGTAAACCATCGCTACTTTTGATTCTTCAGGTTTTTCGATGTTTACAACACCTGCTTCCT
Coding sequences:
- the glmU gene encoding bifunctional UDP-N-acetylglucosamine diphosphorylase/glucosamine-1-phosphate N-acetyltransferase GlmU gives rise to the protein MKFSAVILAAGKGTRMYSNMPKVLHTLAGKPMVKHVIDTCNGLGAQNINLVYGHGGDQMKATLAEESVNWALQAEQLGTGHAVDQASAHFADDEKVLVLYGDVPLISPETIENLLDAQPNGGIALLTVVLDNPMGYGRIIRRNGPVVAIVEQKDATDEQKLIKEINTGVMVATGGDLKRWLSGLSNDNAQGEYYLTDVIAAAHDEGRAVEAVHPVSPIEVEGVNDRSQLARLERAYQAEQADKLLKQGVMLRDPSRFDLRGELQCGMDVEIDTNVIIEGSVSIGDNVVIGTGCVLKDCEIDDNTIVRPYSVIEGATVGEDCTVGPFTRLRPGADMRNNSHVGNFVEVKNTRLGEGSKANHLTYLGDAEIGQRVNVGAGAITCNYDGANKFKTIIGDDVFVGSDSQLIAPVTIGNGATVGAGSTVTRDVSENELVISRAKERKIADWKRPTKK
- a CDS encoding F0F1 ATP synthase subunit epsilon translates to MAAITFHLDVVSAEKQIFSGLVETFQVTGSEGELGIFHGHTPLLTAIKPGMVRIVKQHGHEEIIYVSGGMVEVQPGTATVLADTAIRGEELDAAKAEEAKRKAVENIQNQHGDIDFAQAAGELAKAIAQLRVIELTKQRR
- the atpD gene encoding F0F1 ATP synthase subunit beta, which produces MATGKIVQIIGAVVDVEFPQGEVPRVYDALNVNEVQERLVLEVQQQLGGGVVRAIVMGSSDGLRRGLTVENTGAPISVPVGTKTLGRIMNVLGDAIDECGEIGAEEHYAIHREAPSYEEQSNETALLETGVKVIDLICPFAKGGKIGLFGGAGVGKTVNMMELINNIALQHSGLSVFAGVGERTREGNDFYFEMQEAGVVNIEKPEESKVAMVYGQMNEPPGNRLRVALTGLTMAERFRDEGRDVLLFVDNIYRYTLAGTEVSALLGRMPSAVGYQPTLAEEMGVLQERITSTKSGSITSVQAVYVPADDLTDPSPATTFAHLDATVVLNRNIASMGLYPAIDPLDSTSRQLDPLVVGQEHYDIARGVQSTLQRYKELKDIIAILGMDELSEEDKQVVSRARKIEKFLTQPYHVAEVFTGDPGVYVPLKETLRGFQGLLSGEYDDIPEQAFMYCGAIDEAIENAKKL